The DNA region tttcttttcttttcttttttcttttctccctgtaTGTAATGAATTCTATCAGGCCGGTATCCAAGCCTCCTCTTATCAGAGCACTTCCCCAGGAAACCCGTCACACTTCTGTGAACACAGTGCACGTGCCAATAAGATAAACTCATTTCAAGATTTAACTTTACGATATTACTGTATAAAAAGTAAGAGTACACACCAATTGCCAGCAGATCGTGCCTCACCTACCATCACAATGAGGTTCACTGTAAGTACTTGTATCACTTTCTCATAAAAATCATGAAGGTGGACAGCTGGAAAAGTATTCGGAGTCTTTCTTGGCGCCTAGTGAGCCATTACTGATTGATGTAGGGATTATGGAGTAAAAATGACAAATGGGTCGTTACTGCACGGGTGAAATGTCACTTTTGGCAGGGACCTCACGCCGTGTGCCTCCTCAAACGTGCAAGAGAGAAGTGCTGTGTTACGGGGTGAGACGCACCCGTGGAATGTTGGAAGGGCAATGTCCTCTCATTCACGGCTCAGATGCAAATCAATAGTCTCCACTGAGCATGTGCACAAAGctaaacaggaaataaaaatgttatgaCAGCAAATAAGTGGATGTAAGACAAGCAGTCACAATATTCAATGTTGTGAATCTCAACTGTGCATTTCAGATTGTGGTGGCTTCTCTGCTGGGAGTTCTCTTGGCTCCAGCCCTTGCTAACAGGGTAAGTCCGGAGCTGTGTGTGCTCATACGCTGCTGCCATAGGAACCTCTAGCTGTGGCCtctgaaaaagcttttctgaaaggGATGCTGGATTTTAAAGACTGATACCTAGCAGGAAACtgtctttttttggttgttattATTACACcacagaaaatgtttcagtgCTTGATAGATCAAGGGAAAGAGACACTTGCTAGATATGAAATCAAATCTTGTCTTGAGGTTGGtataaatactgaaaataattctgttcaGGGAAACAATACTATTAGCATGAAGGATCTGACCACAACATACAGTGAAATACTGTAAATAACCCTCTGCCTACAAGGTCCTGCCGGGGAAAGAGCAAGAAggaagcattttattttcccagaaaTTTTTCTGCAAGTCTGGCTCTGCACATCCCATTTAGTGCTTAACTTTAAAGGGAATTCTCCAGAGTTTAAATGAAACCATGTTCTTTTCCACCTGGTCTCATAGGCCTGCAGAGGCATAGAGCCGTACTGTTAAAGCTGCTGTCTTGCTGAGCTGGATGCAGCAGGCACAGGAAAACCAGGGCTGGATACAGCATGAATGTGAGGTTTGACCCAACAGCATTAGTGGCTTCCCAGCCTCCCCTCTGTGGCCAGAAATTATCTCTCCTCTTGAAGAACACTAATTTTGCAAAGCATGGGCACTAGAACTATTGATTTCTTCAGTGAAAGACTATGGGGAATGTGCACACCTCAATCCTTACACCTCCTTTCAACTTCTTCACAAACCAGAATGACACGGAAAACTTTAAGAAGCACCATGGTGAGAACTCGCTCCGCTACGTCATGGACACTGGGGTCTGCGTCGACTCTGAGGAGGGTTTGGAGGGCTGGAAATCTGCCTGGGACATCAAGACTGTAAGTGGTGGCCACCATGGCTCAGAAATGGAAAACTAttaaatggtttaaaaaaaaccctaaactcCAACAAAACTTAACAGGATTTTAGAGGAGATGCAGAAAGCGTTCTCATTTAACCATTTCGTTGTTGCTGCTGCGCTGTCTGTGCTGCAGGCACCTCCAGCAGTGAATTCCTTCACCTGACTCAAGTCTTGGGATGACGTATCGTACACGTGGCACTGCTGGGGAAGGCAATTCACAATTCACTTGCCCTGTCCCCAACGTCCCTCATCATTCCCCATGACACATTTACCTAGACAGCATAAttgaaaaaacaatattttccttccctATGACTATTTGCACTGTAGaaagcttttggtttttttttttttttagcccgTCTTTCTATCTGGCAACCCACTTATCTTTCACTGTATATTATCCGCAACAATGAGCTTTTTGTATGTTAACAGGGCTACGTTGCAACCAAGGTATTTTCAAAACACGCCTGCATCGTTGCTAAAATGGACAGGAGGTTTTTACATGATAGACGGTTTCCTGCAGCACCTCAAGGACACAAGGTACGACAGTGAACAACACAGTGAGAAAACAATTCCATGTGCAAAGTACTCACCCCTGACCCACCAAGAGGAGAAAAGGCTCCAAGAACCAAAGACAAGAttctcagcagggctgagcCACTTGAGTTCAGGCTTTCAAAAGCTGCGCTGCACTTGAATAACCCCTTCTCCATGCCCAAAGATGCACGTACAGGTACTGAATgccaggttttatttttctaaatgcactttcatgtgtttgtttctttgatgCTTAGGGACCCGGTTCTCGCCAATATCTCCCCAGGGAGAATCGCTTCATTATCTCCAGAAACAGACTCCAAAGCTTGCGCCGATATGGAAAACGCATCCAAACCCTGTGCAGAGGAATCCCCGCT from Columba livia isolate bColLiv1 breed racing homer chromosome 25, bColLiv1.pat.W.v2, whole genome shotgun sequence includes:
- the LOC102085574 gene encoding gastrokine-1-like, with the protein product MDTGVCVDSEEGLEGWKSAWDIKTGYVATKVFSKHACIVAKMDRRFLHDRRFPAAPQGHKGPGSRQYLPRENRFIISRNRLQSLRRYGKRIQTLCRGIPAYLAYPTVGSNLSKQNVSCLKVKINKLPIYYCDYLFLMKF